In Pogoniulus pusillus isolate bPogPus1 unplaced genomic scaffold, bPogPus1.pri scaffold_69_arrow_ctg1, whole genome shotgun sequence, the DNA window GATTTGCacctgaagctcttgccacagttagtgcaggtgaagggcttctcaccgGTGTGAGTGAGGCGGTGCTCAGTGAGGTTGCAACTGCGCCTGAATTTCTTGCCACACTCGGTgcaggtgaagggcttctcaccacTGTGGATGATTCGATGCCGAAGGAGTCTGGAGCTCgtggtgaagctcttgctgcaCTCTGCACAGGGGAACAGATTGTCTCTGGTGTGAATGCGGCGGTGGATGGTGAGGGTAGAGCGGCAGCTGAAGGTCTTGCCACAGTCAGGGCAGGAGGCCTTCTCACCAGTGTGCGTGAGGTGGTGCTGGGTAAGGGTGGAGCTCTgactgaagctcttgccacagtcagcacaggtgaagggcttctcaccagtgtgtAAGCGCTGATGGATGGTGAGAGCAGATCTGTAGCTGAAACTCTGCCCACAGTCAGCAcaggtgaagggcttctcaccagtgtgtGAGCGCTGGTGGATGGTGAGAGCAGATCTGTAGCTGaaactcttgccacagtcagtgcaggtgaagggcttctcaccagtgtgtGAGCGCTGGTGGATGGTGAGAGCAGATCTGTagctgaagctcttgccacagtcagtgcaggtgaagggcttctcacTGCTGTGGATGATTTGGTGCCGGAGGAGTCTGGAGCTTgtggtgaagctcttgctgcaCTCTGCACAGGgaaacagcttctctctggtGTGGATGTGATGgtgcccctcctcctcttcattgTCTTGGTCATCTTCATCCTCATCATTGtcttcctcctcacagtcaGCATCATCATAATCATTCTCATCATCATCCTCCATGttgccctcttcctcctcttctttcttgGGATTGCTCTTTGGCTGTTCCATCTTGTTTTCCTGgggcttcctcttctcccagctcttgTCTGGGTTGTTCTGTGGGGCCATGCTGGTGGGGGAAGAGGTCACTGCTGTGTCCTAGGGAATACAGAACACCTGAGCCCAGGAGATCAAACCTAGAGATCCTGCCTGGCTCATGACAGCCCCTGccacctccagcacctctcaaCTCCCAGTGCTCAGCTGGAGCAAGGAATGAGAGGGGCCCTCAAACCCCTCTGGAAGAGGTTGGGAGGTGCCACATGGATCAACAACAGGCTGGGGTCCTGCTGTTGTCCCCCAGTCTGGGTTCTTTACCTGCTGGGGTCTTCCAAGGGGCAGATTTGCAAACTCTGTTCTTCCCCAACCCACAGAGGCAGGGCTGATGGAAAGAGAAGGACACAGTCCCTGCCAGAGAGAAGCAAAGGGCTCAGAGGAGAGGCCTGAACTTGAAGGGATGGCTCAGCACTTCCTGGGAccatgcagcaaagctggggctgcttcttgcaaggcaggagctgggccatGCTAGAAGCAGCCCCCAAGCCCAGCAGTATGGGCACAACAGCCAGGCAGGAATGCTGAAGACGGTAGGGCTGAAGAAGTGGACACTCAGCCCCTTGCCTAGCACACAACCCCTTGCACTCTCTTCCATCTCACACAACCATCTGCACTCACTTTGTGCCCCCCAGGATTTCTCAGGGCCCCAACAAGGTCCCAGGGCTGATCTAGAGCCCCAGCATGGCTCAACAGAAGCTCCTGGatgagagcccagaggaggagcTCAAGTGCAGCCTTGAGGGAGAGGATGATGAGGAAGATGATGAGAAGAAGGCATAAGAGTACAAGAAAAATAAGGACAAGAAGGAGGAGAATGAGTCTGCAGTGGCCCTCTCTGTGCCACTGAGTGGCTGAATCAGTGCCCATGAGTTGCAAGAAACAGAAGACACTGGGCCTAAGGCAGAGGGAACAAATGAGTGTGTGAGAGGAACCATTGCTATGGACATCCAGGCTGAAAACAGCCCAGAAACTCTCTCCTGACCACCACCAACAACCATGCTATGCTCTAAGTTTTGCCTGCTGTAAGAAGAAAAGAACTCCTGGAGAAGAAAGAACCCCACTGAGGACATCACTCACTGGAAACATCCTTGGGCAACACAAACTGAAAGGGACTTGGActaagtacaggctggatgttaggaagaagttcttcacagagagagagatttgccattggaatgggctgcccagggaggtggtggagtcaccatccctggaggtgttcaagaaaagactggatgaggcacttagtgccatggtgtggttgactggatagggctgggggataggttggactggatgatcttggaagtctcttccaatctggttgattctatgattctatgacattacaATGGTACAGATGCTACAAAGGGTTCCGTGGCTCAGCTATTAATGGTCCTACATGACCTGATGGAGCAATCCAGATCGGTTTCTATCTAGGATGGATTTTCCTTAGTAGAAGCGGACTGGAAAAATAAGGCCTATCCATATAAGCAGGCCTTCCCTTTAACTGAGGATAAGCCCACTCTTGGTTCtttgcttaagaactactactTTCTGAATATGACACAAAGATAttccctagatgttgctttcaggttAACCTATTAGGCCTATTCCCACAGTTCTACTTGTTTAAAAaattaaggcagtgtttctcatcttcttgcagggccctttgcCAATAAATGTGTTTGGCCCTTATAACAGATCTTTTTCTTGCAGCTGTCCATTAATTAGAACAGAATTGCTGGAAACtcgtgaaaatacccaaatttgtTGACCATGATCAAAGCCTTATAACCTATACACATACAACCATTATGTCAGTACTCCTTCAAGTTCTTGCCACAATATCTGCCCATCTGAGCAAGGCTTCTGCTCACTGAAAGAAAACAGGCTGGTCATAatcaagctgctctccattaaAAGGCCTGTGAACATAAATGGTCAAAtgcacaaacaaatacaaaaccaaATGCAAACATATTCATTTccctaggctaacaaatccattGGCCCAATCTGGATGATGTAATTACAGAAACTTCAAAAAAAATtgtcttcttctctccttctttcttctctatccctccccccctcctttttttaaaCATGATCCCAGTGCTTCTCTGATACACAGAAAAAACCAAGAAGAAACATCCCATGATATCCCTATATCCAAAAATCCCACAACTGTCATATTACAAACTCTTAGCCCTATCTATGTTACCTTACAAATCTATCAGCTAAAGGAAATTCacgaaaaagcaaagaaaattcaagaagttaAGACCATGGCATGCTTAGAATCCGCAAAGAATTAAGCAGTAACCTACACAATTACAAAACAATTTCTGGCCATAATATTCCACTATAATGGCTACCAAGTAACACACTCCAACCAGCTAAGTGTCACCATGCTGCTAAAATTATCCCAAAACTCAGCCCATTGCAATTAACAGCTTATCCAGTAGACTCTCAAGCTCCAAAAATATGCTACCATCAAGGCTTTCAGAACACAGGACTGTCTGCTTTAAGGATtgaggctgcttctgcagagcctgcaaggagataaggaaggggagggaggaaggggcaTGGGCCCCGCTGAACTCGGCAGGCTggtgaaagagaggaggtgggagggggggagagctgcaggcctctgccactccaacagccaggcagggcaaggtgtGGAACTACCCGCCACTCCCATGTAGtgcccctctgctttcccagcccTCGTTGTCCCTCAGGGTGAAATTCTCACCACCACGACTATGTCCTGATGGATGTTTTTGACCCTCTCGCTTATCATATCTTGTCCCGTTCCTCAGCATTAAATCTATAGCTTCTCCAAATACAGCCTTCTGATGTTTACTTCTAAAAGCTTCTAAGCTTCTCCTGCTTCTCTCACACACTCAGacagaaggcagaaaaaaaaaaaaaaggccaagagCTAAGCAATTTAACAAAGCTTTTGTGTGCTAATGTGGACACCTTTGCTTGAAAAAGTTACAAAAGCAAAATAGCCTAACATACTGAACCAACTCAGGCTCTTTGAGGCAATGCAGACTCATAGCTTTCCCACTGATCTTCCCACTAATGCTCCACAATGCACCCATTCCTGCTCCTTCACTCCCACCCCACAAACAACACAAACACTGACAGAAGCAAGGCAAAAGTCCAACAGACTCTGTCCCAGGCTGGATTCAGCCCTCTAATTTCTGGAGACTTGTCAGGAAGCTCTGTAGCCATGCATCTCTTCCACAGGATGCattctgctggggggggggggcatgtGCTACGAAGGTGTGGGGGATGGTGAAGGGCAGATCCAGGACTGCattctgagcctctcctcactggagAAGGGGGCTGGTGCCCAATTTCCCGTGTGTGGCCGCTCTGCtgtctctttttctctgcttttcgtccctctgtctctttggtagttgtttccttttccttttaagaGCGAAAAATCTCTGTCCTGTATTTCACACTTTCACTGGGGGCATGGGGGGGCTGCATATTTAGATGGCAAACTGGACCCTGGCAATCGTGGGTAAGAGGTGCCGTAGCAGGGTCTGTGGGCGGGTGGTTATCGCCAGCTCTTGACAGGTCACTAGCAGCACTCAGCAATCTCGTCGCAGCAGGCatggctgcagtagctctgagAACTTTTAAACTGAGGAAGTTGTTCGCAGCTGTTGCCCCTGAGCGCCTATGGGCAGCTGTCATTACAAATCCTCGTCGGGGCGGTTCCCGCCGCGCGCAGCAGCCATTGCGACCTGTCGGCGGGCTTTTCATGTCTGCCAAGGCATTTAATTACCTCTCGCCAGGCGGATTCGAGCCTTTGAGCAATTTGAAAGTCTTTACcatcagcagcaactcagtcccaCGGTGCAACTCCGACACCTCTCCAGCGCTCTGGGCTGGACATCATGTGATCCTCACTCATGTGACCCTGCGCTTTTGCCCAGGTCAGTAGCTCATGGAGCATTTTCATACCTGGCGGAAGTCCTCTCTTAGAGAGTATACTCGCCAGTAAATGCAGTGCTGCATCTGCTTCCAGCATGGCCTTATGTGCTCTACACTGAGTACCCAGCCACAGCTTTGGGTGTCTGGCTACTGCCCCCTCATCTTTGGGCAGCGCCCTCCAGTCTGGTGTCACCGGTGACATTACTTTTCGATAGGAAAAAGTCCGCAGATTAGTTGGTGCGTATACCGACCCCGGCTCCTTTTGAATGTGGGCCTTCCCGCTGCTGACCGCATTCCGGGTTGTGCCCGATGGCCTGTTTCACTGTTCAGGTGCCATTTGCTGGCATTGTACCTGGGAtaaaatgactcttggttcaccaatttggttagatggtcattctcCACGTTATTTCTGTGTTACAGTGACTTACatgcttacttggaagaggcctgcacagctaacttagttcaagattggtacatgtggaaagtacaggtTGGTCCAGGGTTACAGGCATGGTACAGATAGGCTTGTATTATGTCAACAATCCTGGCAGGATCAGCCCCTTGGCTGGCTAACCCTGGcccttgcagctggcactctacctcctgcagctgcatgtggggggtgccaccCACCACCTGGTATCTTGagtccaagatggactcaaggacacttcccagcacaggtgcTCATTtttatcaattcatgtcctgttagcaaaagtCTCTCCACAGGAGGTGTTGGAAACTCTCCTGACCCAGTTAGGATTTAGCTGTTTGAGCTTTCAGGGTCAGCTGTTGTCACCACCACCACAGTCTTCACCTTCCACCTGTCCATTCATTGCTCCATCTGCACTCACTCCGTGCCCTCCTAGAGTTCCCAGGGCTCCACCAAGGCCCCAGGGTTGAGCTACAGCCCCAGCATGGCCCAACAGAAGCACCCCAGAGAATACCCTGAAGAACAAGTTGCAAGAGCTGAAGTGCAGCTtcaagggagaggaggaagagtacaaatggtagaggaaccaacaagagaaggtgctatgctggaccttgttctcaTAAACAAGGGCGGGCTGGTGACCAATGCgaggctcagggacagccttggctgcagtgaccatgacacAGTTTgaatttaagatcctcaggACAATGAGAATGATGTGTTCTAAGCTTATGACCCTAGACTTTAGGCGTGCAGACTTTGATGGCTTCAGGAATCTGCTGACCAAAGTATCATgggattgtcctggagtcctgtacccctaaattcctctcctgtccAGACtttgggggaagagggaaagccgcctggtttccccccccctcgcctgccctgcagccatgaagagggtgagcaaaggggtcctgcctgcaTGAGGACTGCTCCATGCGGTGACcacactggaatcaggctgggattggctgtgcgctttcgcgtctaaggtgtggtaactctgccctttgtctagcgaaggttataaatatcggggtcttcctgcctttgggggttcccaccttggatttTATCCCTGCTTGGACGCTAGTGCTTGCCTGAGAGCTCCCCCACTCTCCCCTCgccttggctgcagagagatcttcaaaaggattgcttccccattgacacctttgtaagagctgaatacctcttaacagtatcacagtatcatcagggttggaagagacctcacagatcatcaagtccaaccctttaccacagagctcaaacgATCCTCCTACAGCCGCTGAAAGGGAgcgagagagagacagacagcaCGAGGAAGCCtgaccgtgagttattttggctcaactttagaaaaaaaaacactattaattaatagctaaagccttttccaacttctgacttccaaaatagtcagattattgatggtatccctgtaggtaattctcatgcggctgaatctgctaattaaactaaattaatctttgtatatatagttttgggggcgggtttttgggaaaataaaataacaattttttgtataaaattcctgacttggccacacattaattcctgcctccacaacagggaTGAAGTCCTAGAGAGGAGTGGCCAAGGACAGCTGGTCagtattcaaggatcacctcctctgtgtccaggagcaatgcataccaacaaagaggaaagcagggaagaatgttaggcctgcctgcctcagcaaggagctcctggacatggtgtcacacaaaaagaaactctacaaAGAGTGGAAAAAAGGACATCtggaatgggggggggggatataaggaagctgccccagcagctagagatctgcttaggaaagccaaggcacagTTTGAATTGAATCTAGGCAGGGaggctgtcatggagagtagcaaaagcccctCTAAAGTCTCCATGTCACGCAGAtttctaatgcctcacattcaagccagaagcatcgaaaaaaccaaaacaatctttcagtcccatgggaagatttctccctagggtaagtgaaaggtaaacactggccatgtttctctttcacttggccttgctttccagacaacaaggtattgttttggttagtagaaacgactttctcaggcctgcccaacacctgcaggtgggctggcctgaggaggggtctttatattgttttaggtaatgttatccaattgtataagttgcttattgttttttaccaatgtatgtgaacaacgtaaaagtggtctgaattgtgggctagtcctattttggaacattataaaaatggtggacaggccaggatcgaggctttTGGCCCTTGTGCCCTTGCCTTTCTGGACCTCACCCTCGCTCCTTCCTCGGACAACAAGctgcttgccgatctagcctcgcctcgggcagATACCCCGAGCCGCAGAGGCAGGAAGCCTGCATATACCCGGACCCTCATCGGAAGAAAGGgtctccctaccaagctacagactgtgagtagctgacgaactgttaactcaaaccagagactcaaaagaactctctttaaacatcatagactctttaatttgccatttttggaaatgttactttgacctcgatcaaaagaattcacaagggtggtgtagtttcgggaagagggaattcgcattctttgcaataaatcactgataaaatagtcaacgcctcgcgtattttccccataaactctgccgcgaaactgcgttccacaaCAGAGGCCTGTGCTggcttgaagctagctagaatattttggtgagaagagttagattacaggctgtgaaaaggaagcaacagtgatgtctactttactcataggcttgctgatatgtataagaacaaaaacatagatacggcagttgctgtctgggctgcatctctctcgctctctaacctaacctactgtgtgactaatctacctgcttcctaactgccctggccaaccctccaaacttccttgggcataaggcaagttttgggataaggtagaggaatgggaagaaggtggaagggtggttgagagcccctcctggggactcaggtttctgggagggctgttatatttctgtattaccttttaactggtgtatttctgtatatagctgtatctgTTGTTaaaatctgcttgtatattgtgctaatatgtaagtataaagcttcattcaatttccagagccactgagtctactctgggtgattttccaaagtgtgtggggggtgggtaacactcaaaccatcacatcctttaTTTTTGTGCTTCAATGTGGGGCAAATTAAATTTgcttgttaattaactctgggaatcagagtGAAGCAATTTAAGCTATTTTGCTTAACGTGGGCTGTTGTGTGGCTGGGttttgactctttttttttaccattGGCTGACAGGCCAAATTGGTTACCTTTTTGATTAATCTAACTTGGAGAGAGATTAAAGCAATATTCTttgattttggagactacattCTTGGATGGGTTGGATTTAACATCACCAGTTTTATTACCAACAATTCAGGAAATGATACATCTGCTGGAATTTATTCGACAGCTTTAATGTGAGTAATATTAGCCAAGACCCAGTTACCTAACCCTtgctctgaattttattcaCATGATACTGCAGCATTTTTGTTGTGTGTTACCTTAGGTCTTAAAATTTTGATttttatattaattttggcattatgtttGAGAAATTCGTGTGTGATGCTTTTAAGAAGCCAGAAAAAGAGACAGGTATCCTTGACTAGAGAGACTGAGATAAGCAGCACAGAGAATGTAAACAATCTTGGAGAGAGAgtgatggtctgggtgttccctcaccccccactttggaaatcacctggGCTAGAATCAGCTGGctctagaaattgaatgaagctttatatctacagcttagctgaatatacaagcagatatttacagcatacacagaaatatccaaggtaatacagaaacacaacagccctcccagaaacctgagtccccaggaggggctctcaaccaccccttcaccttccccctacccctctcaaccttagcccagtcccaaggaagaatggaggttcagccagggtgttaggaagcaaagtggattaaagaaaatggagagcgaggttggaaaagagatgcagctccaagctcgCCAGCAGAAATActttatgttttgattcttatttttatacatctcagcaagcctatgagagaagtagacatcaccattgttttccttccgcagcctgtaatctagtccttctcaccaaaacattctagcttgcttcaaactaacacagagagcaagggggggggggggggggggcacaactacaccacctccctcagaTTCTGCCAAAGTCCCAGCTGTTGACATCGCAGCAGCCAAGGAACCAAGATAAGTGAAGGAACATCAGAAATTCGAGCAGCTAACTCCAATCCTCAAGCAGCAGAAACCCCTAATCCTAACCCAGATgcaaactcacaggcctcaggtcagACCCCAAATAATTCAGACCTGCTAGAAGGTACTTCAGctcaagttgttttttttttgtttccagctAAAGCTCAGGCTAAAACAATACAtgtgacaaagagtgattcaaaagaagACTTAGTGGAGGGGACCTTTGGTgcacaagaagaggaagagaagtacAGTCTTCAAGATTTGGCCAACAAACTTAGATCTCAGTACTCTGGCAAGAGGTGcattgtgagattggctgccaagaaagaagatggttctgaggagtttaagagtCCTCTTAAGAAAggtctgtttctaggccagggacaaccaggacaacaagagcaagaggaggaggatgacatccaggattccagtgATCCCCTCAAAGAGATCAGGGAAATTAGGAAGGAATACTTAAGGGAATCAGGAGacccaatcctaagctggctggtgagatgctgtactattggtgccaatgccctgcaggtaggagacaagtctgccaagcagctagggccactcaccaaggagaatGGACTGGAAAAATACCTAGCAAATCCTCTTGGtgaggttagcttgtggacatgcctcctgttggccgtggctatgagatatccttcctgagatgatctgccatgggctgccaagaagtggaacaccattgaggaGGGagttaagcttctgaaggattttgccgtgaaggaagtgctttatggagatcatagcactcatgagcctggtgacattcctcttggaacaggtctcaggaagaagctgattaagcttgctccttcatcctatgctaacatcttggctagcaggttgctatcaaggagtgataatggaaggtctctcactgttggtgaattcagagaccagctcaggcagatagagaacagcttgtcacattctgccatagtctctgccataagaggcatgaccacagagattaaagataacATGAAAGATTtaaaggaggatcttaaaacctccatttccaatctggtaaaggataccatcctgccagtggagcacctgggtaaaatgactctttgttcaccaatatggttagatggtcatggTCTGTTTGTTTCCGtgatatagagggtacagggttacatgtgaggcatggatagggtaatataccataacaatctgagggtcagcctctggggctggctaactccgcccacatgcagctggcactccaccccctgcaacTGTATGTGGGGGATGCTACCCAgggcctggtatcttaactcccaagatgggcccaaggacacttcccagcacaggttgttcATGCTTATCacttcatgtcctgttagcaagaaattctccaacaCCAACCCTGCATagtctgaatgggtgcatgtttctgccatcaggaacagacacccacctcctgcaaggcaattccagcccaggaggagaaaaattccatctagacatcagcaatcacatgcatCACTATGGATAATACTGCGTGAccaatatggtgagaacatgaaaaaGTGGGacggtcaacctacttcagctctctcaaagagagtcagggaactgcagagtgg includes these proteins:
- the LOC135174495 gene encoding zinc finger protein OZF-like is translated as MAPQNNPDKSWEKRKPQENKMEQPKSNPKKEEEEEGNMEDDDENDYDDADCEEEDNDEDEDDQDNEEEEGHHHIHTREKLFPCAECSKSFTTSSRLLRHQIIHSSEKPFTCTDCGKSFSYRSALTIHQRSHTGEKPFTCTDCGKSFSYRSALTIHQRSHTGEKPFTCADCGQSFSYRSALTIHQRLHTGEKPFTCADCGKSFSQSSTLTQHHLTHTGEKASCPDCGKTFSCRSTLTIHRRIHTRDNLFPCAECSKSFTTSSRLLRHRIIHSGEKPFTCTECGKKFRRSCNLTEHRLTHTGEKPFTCTNCGKSFRCKSHLSAHCLTHSNEKPYACGDCGRSFTQKSSLTKHRRVHTGEKPFTCSDCGKSFSQSSALHTHRLVHTGGKPYSCGDCGKRFKCSSNLTRHHHTHDADQATLGSRHK